The genomic stretch AGCGCAAGGGCCAGCGACCGCCGCATCCTGTTGTGTCGATCATCATCCGGAAGCATACCAGCTACGCCTATTCCACGGAGTTTCGCCTAATCCTCAGATTCTCCGCCGATTATCACTACGGTGAGGATCGGCCTCCATTTTTTCTTGTCACGCTCCCTTTCCATTATGACGGTCTTGCGAAGATCCTCCACGGAGACGAGCAATCCGTGCAGCTATAAGAACGCCCCGTACACGTGTCGTTCTCTCGGACGTGCACCTTAGTGCTTGCGTCCGGTGCCCGGCCTTCGCCCGCGGCGTTTCCTCACGTCTCCGCCAGACGGCGCCCCGCGCCACGGTTCTCCCGCTAAACGGCTGAGGAGTTTCTCGCGAACGAGGGTGGCGGCGACCTTGGCGTTGTAGTCGATCCCAGCGGTGAGTAACGGCCGGATATCATCAAGGAACGCCCGGTCATCCTCTTTCTCAAACAGGTTACGCTCGAACTCGGCGCGCGAGATCGTCCTCTTCTCGTGCTTCATGTATGCGTCGAAGCACTCCACGACTTGGTCCGGTTCCAACATGCCGTGACTGAGGCATAGCCAGAGATCAAATAGATCGCGCCCTTTGCGGCGCTGATAAAGCGCCCGGAGCTTTGTGCCCATCAATTCGTTGAGCTTGTACGTGGTAACGGCGGCCTCGCCGGTGAACCACGGGTTCGTTACGGAGAGTTCCTTCCGATGGTGCCCCATGACGGCGAAGTGCTCGCGCGTGTTGATTTCGATCTTCAGGCGCAACGGGCGAACCGGCGCTATCTCCGAATCAAACCGATACACGAGTGTCACGCTCGCTTCGCTACTTGACCGCTTGGGACGCCCAAGCCAGGGATCCAGCAGGCTACGGATGGCATTCAACACGTCGCCGATGGCACCCGG from Phycisphaerae bacterium encodes the following:
- a CDS encoding nucleotidyl transferase AbiEii/AbiGii toxin family protein, translated to MIPQAHITAWRSTAPWADDAQVEQDLVLSRAVVEVFTDPGLAGSLTLRGGTAFNKLFIHPPSRYSEDIDLVQAEPGAIGDVLNAIRSLLDPWLGRPKRSSSEASVTLVYRFDSEIAPVRPLRLKIEINTREHFAVMGHHRKELSVTNPWFTGEAAVTTYKLNELMGTKLRALYQRRKGRDLFDLWLCLSHGMLEPDQVVECFDAYMKHEKRTISRAEFERNLFEKEDDRAFLDDIRPLLTAGIDYNAKVAATLVREKLLSRLAGEPWRGAPSGGDVRKRRGRRPGTGRKH